AAAAAGAACATGGGTGATTTACCAATAAAATTTTGTGGAAGTTCACAGAACAAAACAACATAAATTTGGATATCCTCACACTTTGACGAGAATGCTCAGTACAAAGATGAACAAAGCTCCGTTCGTACTATCATTTGCGAACAAATGATGAAACAAATGCATCAGTTGCAAAAAAAAAAATGATGAAACAAATGCTCAGTACAAATCCACATATATCTTACTTCGTACTATCGTTTGCGAACAAATGATGAAACAATTTTCAGTGAAAAAATAGAATAAAGTCTAGTCTATGAAAACACGCTCAGTACAACCCCATACGGATATCACTTCAAGTACTCTTCTTACAGAACAATTCAAAATCACTCAATGAAAAATAAATCAGTACGGACACACACATAAATCAGTACTAGTACTCTGTTTTTTAGTAAAATGAGACAAGTACAGAAACATTGCTGCAAAAAATTGTTGagttaaaaaaaagaaaacacacaAAACATTCCTCTTTTTGAAAAGAAAATGTCATCCAGTTCAATGATATAAACATGCAAGTTCGGGACGATGATACCGTAAACCATTGAAAAGTTACGAGGAAAGGCCGTACCAAAAAAAAAGTAAAGTCTAGTCTGCGAAAACACACTCAGTACGAACCCATACAGACATCAGTCAAGTACTTTTTTCGGAACTATTCAAAATTACTCCGTGAAAAATACCTcctcagtacaaacacacacaGAGATTAGTACGAGTACTCTGTTTGTTCTATAGGTGTTTGTCCCTATTCGAGTGAGCACTATTCCTTTTTCTAAATGCTTATTTTCGGCTCCTGCATATGTGTTTGGGAAGTACAAATACATCGCCATAGTGAGTACATATATAGCACCTTGGGGAGTACCAAAAAGACCAACTTCTTAGGATTAATATTGAGTACATCACCGTGTGGGTGGGCTGGGGCCAAAACTTGTACATGTTAGAATGGTTCACAGGGCACAAATTATTCATTCTGAGGAGACATTTTAGGCCTGAAACAAACGACTTACATAGGTAAAATGGATATCTGTAGACTGTAGAACAGGTAACATGCTGAAAGCGGGAAACGCTTCTGCTCGTATCAAAAGTCAAAACACCGGCCATCTTCTTCAGCTTGTCGACATTCATCTACACGACGCACATGAGTTGTTGCGTTAATAAGAAGACGGTGCAGCTAAAACGGGAACTCCTAGCTCTCTTAGTCAACGACATGGCAGGGTCCAGTCACTGACTACTCAGGCCGGGCGTGCTCTCCAGCCAAGAAGCAGAGCCATGGCGCAGCTGCTAGTTCCCAAATCCAGCAGCCGCCCATCTCACAAGCGCTCACTCCTCCGGCGCCTGCCTGCCTACCAGTCCGCCGGGCAAATCACCCATGGATGGAACCCAGACGGCAGCCAACGAATCCACTGGCAGGACGAATCGACCGGGACGTACCATTCCACGACCCGCTCGCCCGCCCGCCACGCGATCAAAAGAAGCTGCGGCGGCAGAGCATAGCGCCGCGAGGAAGGCGGCAGGAGGAGACGGGCGCTGGGGTCTCACCTTGGGCTCTAGTTGCTGCTCCTCAGGCTTCGAGGTCACACGCCCGACCAGAATGGGGATCCGCCGGCCACCCGGCCACGGGCTCAGAATCGGGAACCGGGGCCGACCGCTCCACTCGTTCGGgagaggtggggaggaggaggatgagtgaGAGGGTGGCGTACGAGCATGAAATCATTGGAGCATTCGGGGATCTTGGGTGCATCTGCGAGCAGCTCGGTCGACGGCTAGAGTGGCCGACGAGAGGGGCTCTTATTTACTCTTTTAATAAAAAAGATCAGTACAATAAAATGACAGCATCAGTACAACCATTTAAAttcatcagttcaagtagggtaacagaatagcccagatgcgtgtatatacatacatacatacatacatacatatatatatatatatatatatatatatatatatatatatatatatatatatatatatatatatatatgtcatcctTGACACATAACGATGGGGGCCCACATAATCTACCCCTTTGACCGTacgagaagggtttgaccatgatggtttcctattgctctgtgtgccatgttagaccaaatcaagtttgagcacttgtgttggacgaccaccccccccctcccccgcctcgaagttgggaaactgaTATCGTACGTATTGAACCTGGCTTGGGgtcgggtacggtgttcggtttgtaatgtagttggtgccccatcgaagttgtgcattgggGATTTGAACCCGTCACAcaccacccatacactttggtggcTAGGGCGGCGATATTGCGGAAGACTCTCGTGCTGCGCTCCTTCTAAATTTCCGAGGACACAAGCATCATCAATGGGGAAAGAGCTTTCGTATGGTTAACCCTCTCGTTAACCGTTTTGATCCACTAATATCTCACTGATTTCTTGGGGTGCCAACTCCTTGATGTGGTGTCATGAAGACCAAACCAAGATACGACCTCGTTCCAAATCCATTGAGACAAACGacattggaagagcagatgggccacAAATGCTGAGTTTTCTTGCATATGACACATAGGCTACAATTCGGTCATCCAAGGTGGCTCGATTTATCGGCCGTCCAAACACGATTTTGGATGATCAACCATGCGAAGAACATCCACTTTGGAGGAGCGCACACCTTCCACACGGATGGGTTCATATGACATGTAGTTAGGTCTGCAAATTGCATAGGTTTGGCAAGTGATGTGGATTACTGACTATTCAAATTGAATTTTTCAAGAAATAGCATCATGCATCCCATGGTTGAAATTAACATTGCAAAGCTTTCCCTAAAGAGTGGCAATCTCCTGGATGCGTGTGCTGAGATGTCGTGATGCATGTTGATTTGATTAACACACCAGTTATCCAATAGGGCTTTCCACATGGAGGAAGAATTCATTCTCGAGAGCGCGAAGATCTTGGGAACAATGTCTATTGGCCTAATACCTTCGAGCCAGAATGAATCCTGGAATTTGGCTTTGGACCCATCTCCAATACATACACGGGTGaccacttgaaggaaatatgccctagaggcaataataaagttattatttatttccttatatcatgataaatatttattattcatgctagaattgtattaaccggaaacataatacatgtatgaatacatagacaaacagagtgtcactagaatgcctctacttgactagctcgttgatcaaagatggttatgtttcctaaccatagacatgagttgtcatttgattaatgggatcatatcattaggagaatgatgtgattgacttgacccattccgttagcatagcacttgatcgtttagtttgttgctattgctttcttcatgacttatacatgttcctatgactatgagattatgcaactcccgtttaccggaggaacactttgtgtgccaccaaacgtcacaacgtaactgggtgattataaaggtgctctacaggtgtctccgaaggtacttgttgggttggcgtatttcgagataaggatttgtcactccgattgccggagaggtatctctgggccctcttggtaatgcacatcacttaagccttgcaaacattgcaactaatgagttagttgcaggatgatgtattacgaaacgagaaaagagacttgccggtaacgagattgaactaggtattgaggtaccgacgattgaatctcgggcaagtaacataccgatgacaaagggaacaacgtatgttgttatgtggtctgaccgataaagatcttcgtagaatatgtgggagccaatatgagcatccaggttcctctattggttattgaccggagacgtgtctcagtcatgtctacattgttctcgaacccgtagggtccgcacgcttaaggtttcgatgacagttatattatgagtttatgaatttttatgtaccgaaggagttcggagtcccggatgagatcggggacatgcctaggagtctcgaaatggtcgagacgtaaagatcgatatattggacgactatattcggacatcggaaaggttccgagtgattcgggtatttttcagagtaccggagagttacgggaatacgtattgggccttattgggccatacgggaaagaaggaagagGGCcttaagggtggccgcacccctccccttggtctggtccgaattggactagggaaggggggcgcccccttccttccttctccttttcccttcctcttttcctatttcatatgggaggtggaatcctactaggactagggagtcctagtaggactccacacttggcgcgccccctcctagggccagccttgatcattgatctattagccgtgtgcggtgccctcctccaccataatcctcgataatattgtagcggtgcttaggcgaagccctgcgacggtagaacatcaagatcgtcaccatgccatcgtgctgacggaactcttccctgacattctgctggatcggagttcggggatcgtcatcgagcagaacgtgtgctagaactcggaggtgccgtagtttcggtgcttgatcagtcgggccgtgaagacgtacgactacatcaaccgcggtgtgctaacgcttccgcttccggtctacgagggtacgtagacaacactcttccctctcgttgctatgcatcaccatgatcttccgtgtgcataggaatttttttgaaattactacgttctccaacaccaCTGCACACAGGTCTATCGTTCTCATTCTCATTGCATGGTGTCGCCAAATTGGATGAAGTCTTGGGGTGGTCGGCACATTCATACCAAAGCCAGCGCAGCCGAAGGGCGTGGCAAACTTATCGAGATTGAACACATCGTTGAATAAGTGCACATATAGATCTCTATGTAATATGTGTAGAGTTACCCAACATTAGTTTTTGTCCTTAGTTTAGAGCTGgtaggaggaaaaaataaattatGTTGTTTTGTGCCATACCAAATGTGGTTGTAAGTTCTGAGTTGTGAGACCATGTACGGACCCAGATTTAGAGAGGCCCCAAAACAAAAATTCACTGCAAGGAGCTATAAATTTGGCAAACTTGTGCACCAAGAACTCAAGTATAAAAGTAGTTGGGTTGGTTCAACTTTGTTGAGACGTACTGAAAACATGTTCTATTCCAAACCGCTGGCCGGAAGGCAGCAAGAAGATGGACAAGTTTGGCCGCGCGGAACCAAGCAGCCGGCAAACCTCACACGACTGCCTAAAGTTGCTCCTTTTGCCGCTGGCTGCCTGACCTGATGGCGATGCAGCGTTGCAGGGAACCAAACAAGCAGAAAGCAACGGTCACGCCAAGCCAAAACGTTCTGTCGGATTCTTTCTTTCTTGCAGCCACGCAACCTTATCAATGGAGAATTCTAGCTAGCTTTCGTTTCTCTATCTCTTTGGGTAAAACGTTACTACCCGCCCGATGCATCGGCCTTATCCCTTCGTATCCAAATCAGCTCAACTACCTCCTCTCATCTCCCTCACGCGCTCTTTCTCCCTCACCGTCTACTACCTCCGCAAGGCACTCAGCCTAGCGCTGCAAGGCACTTGCATGCTGGTCTTGCTGCATTATCATGCATGCTCGGCTACAAACTCTGGAACACATACAACATGGGTTGGGGACTTGAGAGGCTAGCTCAACTCCAGGAGCGCAACTGCATGCTACTCTGGTAGACGGCAGCGTAAGGCCATCAGTGGACAAGCAAATGGATCAAAAAGGTGCCAACATAAATTATCCTCCCGTCTGTTCTATTTTTTCATGCATTAGTACAAGTAATTAAAGTCAGAATTtgcttgaaagattataccctgtttACCGATGTAGGCCAATCTACGGATTCGGATTCCTGCGTCCTGGAGATGGATCAGTTGGCCCATGAGCTGGAAAGTAAACTGGCCACCCTGAACTCATCCAAGGCGCAGGTCCTCGACCGTCGCCGTCCTTGTTCCATCATCGTCGGCAAGGTCCGTGACCTCACGCGGAACGTCGACAGCAGCGAGTACGATCCTGACCACGTCGACATCGGCCCGTACAACTACCCTCGGCCCCAGAGCAGAAGCCCACACCTCGCCGTGGAGCACGACAAGCTGGCTAGCCTCGACCTGGTGCTCTCGGCGGCGAAGGCAACGAGACCCACCATGACGGTAGAGGTCTACCTCAAGGAGCTGGCATGCCTGGAGCACCACACCAGGAACTGCTACGCCAACACATTTGATGACATGTCGAGCGAGCAATTCGTGCGCATGCTCCTCCTCGACGGCTGTTACATACTGTCCCGCCTCGTCGGACTCCGAGCACATCATCTAGATCTAGATGATGTGGGCACTGCAGAGGCCNNNNNNNNNNGCTCGGCGACGGAGTACAACTTCGCGGGAGTGAAGTTCAAGGCTCGGGCCATGAGCGAGAAGGGTCTCATCCGCTGCATCCTCGACGTGAAGTTGGACGTCGGTGGCGGCACACTGGAGGTCCCCTGCCTGGACATCGACTCCGAGACATGGCGGTTATTACGCAACTTGATAGAGCTGGAGCAACGGAACCGGGAGACCGTGGGGAGCCACGTCACGACATACTGCGTGTTCATATCCCAGGTGGCCTGCACCACGAAGGACGTGGAGCTCCTGTCGAAGAGAGGCGTCATCGTGCATGGCCATGGCAACAACGAAGAGGTGGCAAAATGCTTCGCCGACCTTTGCAAGGGGATCCAGTTCGACCCGGATGACCCCGACTGCAACTACCTTCGGGAGACATGCAAGAAGCTGGAGAAGCGGTTCCACAGCTACCCGCGGAGGTGGATTGCGTGGCTAAAGCAGAGGTACTTGAGAAACCCTTGGCTAGCCGTTGGCCTCCTGGCAGCTGCTGTTGGCCTAGTTCTCGCAGTCATCCAAACAGTCTACTCTGTTTTGTGTTACTACAAACAATGATCAAATTAGAAATCTAAACATCTTTTCGGCTTTTAAGGACTGGACGTCACGATAATAATACTTAGATCATGTCCTACGTGACTTTACAAAAATCAGGGTAGAGTTATGGAATGCCGAAGGGCCATCACACTTATGGAATGTATTGTTAGTCATGTATTATGTGTTGTGAGTTATGACACGTTCACTAGACAGCCTTAAGGGGTGTTGGACAATGTATAATGGATTTAAATGACAACATAGAAAAGAGAAAATGATGACAAGTTTTCTGGGCAGACTCGATCTATTTGAGGTATGGCTTTGCTCTTTGTTGGCGTGATCATCAGTGTGTATTGGTGTTGGCTGCATAAATCGAAGGGATGTGTACTCATTGCACTCATCTATGGGATTGAAGCATTGGCGGAGGCAAGATTTCTAGATTGGGTGTACAGAGCTGAAAGGCACGATGTTATACTAATTAATTATAAGATTTTTTTTGCGGGGTATTGGTGTTAGTGTTGGCTGCACCATCTGATAAATAATGCAGCAAGACCTGCATCGATCTGTGTATATAACCCATCGTGGGAGTTGAGGAAGCTGCTCAGAAGCTCCTATATTGACACACTGATGTGAAGGTGTGCATTTTTCTCCTCTCATGCATCTTTCTGAAAAAAGAAAGCTAGGTAGGATTCCCGCTTGATAGCGTGAAAGGTTGCGTGGCTGCAAGAAAGCTAGATAGAAGTTTCGCCTGATAGAGTGGTTTGGCCTGACTTGATTGTTCTTGTTTGGTTCCCTGCCTGCATCGTCATCAAGCTACTTGGATGCTTTGCCTGCTTGGCTGCTTGGCAACGAAACTGTCAAGGTCATTCATGGTCCATCTTGCTGCCTTTCGCGCGGCTTCCGTCCAATAGTTTGGAATACATGCTTTTAGTGTCAGTAGGTATCAAACTCCATCCGTGACGTTGTCTTTTTGAACTTTGTGTTATCTAATTGTGAGTGGCTATATAGCGCTCGCTGGGAGCACTACGCTCGGGTCGCTCACAGGCGCCCGCGCCCGTCCAGACGCTGGTCACGCGTGGGGCAGCTGGCCCCATTACCTCCGGCCACTGACTTATGTAGGGTAGCCTTTTTTGAAGTAAATCCCTTTGTTTTATTAAACTGTCAAAGATTATTATCAACAAAGGATCCTGAAATCCCTTTGTTGTAGATGCGCCGCCTAGTTTGTGTCGTGTAGAGTTCAAAAGAAACTTGAAAGCCTGGAGTCAATCATCCATCTAATTTCAGTCATGATATGTTCGCCACTGATACGAGTTAGACTCATGGCATGCCACAAATATGCAAGTGTAGAGCAGTCCACCTGGACCATAACATATTGATGTCCTCTTCTCAGCACGGCTTCTACAACATCTCGGCATGCCAACAACTCGCTCTGGAAAAAGTCCTCAATGCCCTTGTACGGCTTCAGACCGGCTTCTAAGAACACCCCTTGGTGATCTCTAATAACGTGCCCCGTTGGAGTTAAGAGCGACCCAGCCGGCCACCGGTCATGGGTGGGCGCCAACTCTGCGGGCCTTTTTTTTTGCTTCCCTTAAGAGCatctcgacttagggataactcaaGAGCCCCAACCAGTTCATCAACTAGCGCCTTCGATCGCAGTAGTGGTTGGAACTTTTTCCTCGCCATGAGTAAATTTATTTCTACTGGACCAGACGCACTGCATGACTGTGACAAAAATCTTGGCGTCCTCCTTCTTGATAATTTCCGACACAATGACatctccccctcccccctccccattTCAAAGGATGTAAGCGTGGGAGTTTTAGTAGCCTTTGTTCCAATAGTGGCACCCAAAGTTTTTTTTTCCATGATCACATGTGATCAGCGCATGATAAAGANNNNNNNNNNNNNNNNNNNNNNNNNNNNNNNNNNNNNNNNNNNNNNNNNNNNNNNNNNNNNNNNNNNNNNNNNNNNNNNNNNNNNNNNNNNNNNNNNNNNNNNNNNNNNNNNNNNNNNNNNNNNNNNNNNNNNNNNNNNNNNNNNNNNNNNNNNNNNNNNNNNNNNNNNNNNNNNNNNNNNNNNNNNNNNNNNNNNNNNNNNNNNNNNNNNNNNNNNNNNNNNNNNNNNNNNNNNNNNNNNNNNNNNNNNNNNNNNNNNNNNNNNNNNNNNNNNNNNNNNNNNNNNNNNNNNNNNNNNNNNNNNNNNNNNNNNNNNNNNNNNNNNNNNNNNNNNNNNNNNNNNNNNNNNNNNNNNNNNNNNNNNNNNNNNNNNNNNNNNNNNNNNNNNNNNNNNNNNNNNNNNNNNNNNNNNNNNNNNNNNNNNNNNNNNNNNNNNNNNNNNNNNNNNNNNNNNNNNNNNNNNNNNNNNNNNNNNNNNNNNNNNNNNNNNNNNNNNNNNNNNNNNNNNNNNNNNNNNNNNNNNNNNNNNNNNNNNNNNNNNNNNNNNNNNNNNNNNNNNNNNNNNNNNNNNNNNNNNNNNNNNNNNNNNNNNNNNNNNNNNNNNNNNNNNNNNNTCGTGTTAACTACATATGTTGTCTGTGCACGATGGTTACGAGTTGAGGAAGTAGTCTCTATTGTACTTGCTTAAATATCATGTGAATGAAGGTACAGACAACATTTCTGATATTGTGCGAGACTATCTTAATCGCATCAAGTGGATCTTAATTTCTGATATCGTTGGATCATCACTCTTTAGGTGTACATCGTGAAACTGCCATTTTTTATCAACTACATTGCATGTGAAGTGTTTTTCAATAATTACACGATTGTGCATGTGCTATCTTTTCTATACATGTGAAGTGGTTTCTATAATTTCTGATAACTCCAGCGaaatatttcaaaagcccgtggcaacgcacgggcattcttctACTAGTAATAATTATGAACTCCACAGAAATTCCCATGTTAATTAGAATTTACGAGCTGTTTATTTGGTGGGGCCGAATTATAACAGTGTAGATCTTTCCTACCTTTATATATTACACAttattattttattatactaattaTGGACTCCCCAGAAGTTCCCACGTTAATTAGAATTTACGAGCCATTTATCTGGTGGGGCCGAATTATAACGGTGTAGAGCTTTCCTATTTTTTCTATATTGATGAAGAAAATatagaaaatgtaaaaaaaatcgttcATCTAGTGGGAACAAATTATGATGATTGAGATTATTCAGAAATAAAAAAGTTAACAAGGAAAATTACTCTCCCACATACGACGTTTATAAGGATTCCTCACAAGGCAACCACGTGATTCGCCTTACTAATTTTTAGCCTGTTCCTTTTGTATCCGTGAAGATTTTTTTTCCTATATGAGCCAATCTGGACTCTAGGACGCATATCTTGAAGtaaaaaataattttaaaaagggatgaaaggacatgcggtgcccccatgtgtggttttggtaattgatgacgatctctatggactaacggttgccttgagttatatttgaaggatttgtccataggattgtcttgaaggccatgtgttggtttcaaggagtttatgagatggccaaagtgctttccaaggaattatccaaagattggtcatgggtgagttgagatggccaaagtgcttttcaaggaattgtccaaagattggtcatgtgtgagttgagcttattgcaagcatgtcttcaagaagaagattgtgtgatcattcatgtttaccttcaagacatcatccaaatgaagagagttggaaaaattcaatgttgatcaagactaagtcaagagtgaatcaagttgatcaactcacaaagcgtagaagaagtaccgagagggatcaagtgatcccatggtatggtaagcattgtccattacgctttgtgtactaacccatggtctacgtgagagttctttgtggggttaggtatgtttccatggtcttgcgtcaagagaaagatctcatacaacccatgaaggatgacatcaagtggtgatcgtcatcaagtttgcagtgtgcaagttcaagtggagcaactcgaagagtggctcacccataatggagtatgggggagcaatcaagcttgaagctttccgtccattgtggtgtcaatggaattgtgaagatgtgccaaagagtggctcacccatagtggagtatgggggagcaatcaactagtcttcatcgagccaacacaatcaagaaaggtggtccaacttgaggaagtcaagattgtcatcatctagctcaagtgaactatgtgcaaggcaaaggtttgcccttgataggttttctatttttccGGTCTCAtattggtagttgggagaccgggttgtaggatcgattgccgtactatcaaggggggctctctagggagtagcttgatcatatcattcatcgagagctcaaaccattgcatccttgcatcatctttcttggttcttgtttggttccatttgtgagtcttagagcttatggtcatcttgatgacaagcttgagttcatcgaaaacggagttcgcatgcgtcttctatgatgttttcggtgttggaggttttaccggtcttatccgagaaagggttctcaccattttattatggtccttttatcatttgcttcttattgatatttctctcaagattgtgttagcccttgtcattagctttccaacaaacttggtttcgttgaattcggagctcgtatgcgaaagttgtggctgttttgatattgcatgttttacacagagaggttgtaccgccccatggagaggttgtaccgcttgaccggtacaaccggtgtttggagcggttgtaccgctccagaattggtccggaggttgtactgatcatgtaccgctctaccaccggactggcctctgttgtggtgcggttgttgggcggttgtgggccggttgtaccgcttattgcctgttaccggttgtaccggtgcttttagaggttgtaccgctcctatgttattctgtacataacgggcagattcgtggagacctatttaagggggtctactTCCCCAATGTTTCCCTAtatcttgagctcgtttttgcccccattgttgaccttctttgagcttgctaactctcaatccctccatggattcttgctagtttttgagggaaaagagagaggagatctagatccacatttccaccaatcactttctcctctatgtgaggggaaccccttggatctagatcttggagttcttggtgttctccttcttgttcttcctctcattttcctccctagcattagttgctccttgggatttgagagagaaggacttgggca
The Triticum dicoccoides isolate Atlit2015 ecotype Zavitan chromosome 3A, WEW_v2.0, whole genome shotgun sequence genome window above contains:
- the LOC119270542 gene encoding uncharacterized protein LOC119270542, whose translation is MDQKGQSTDSDSCVLEMDQLAHELESKLATLNSSKAQVLDRRRPCSIIVGKVRDLTRNVDSSEYDPDHVDIGPYNYPRPQSRSPHLAVEHDKLASLDLVLSAAKATRPTMTVEVYLKELACLEHHTRNCYANTFDDMSSEQFVRMLLLDGCYILSRLVGLRAHHLDLDDVGTAEAXXXXSATEYNFAGVKFKARAMSEKGLIRCILDVKLDVGGGTLEVPCLDIDSETWRLLRNLIELEQRNRETVGSHVTTYCVFISQVACTTKDVELLSKRGVIVHGHGNNEEVAKCFADLCKGIQFDPDDPDCNYLRETCKKLEKRFHSYPRRWIAWLKQRYLRNPWLAVGLLAAAVGLVLAVIQTVYSVLCYYKQ